One window from the genome of Echinicola vietnamensis DSM 17526 encodes:
- a CDS encoding deoxynucleoside kinase — MHIAIAGNIGSGKTTLTKKLGHHYGWKVELEDVEANPYLEDFYADMKKWSFHLQVFFLNSRFNQIKEIARSPVSTVQDRTIYEDAYIFAANLHQSGCFDERDYQNYLKLFHSMMEYAAAPDLLIYLRADIPKLVGQIEKRGRDYETTISIHYLKSLNQHYEDWISGYDKGKLLIIDVNDLDFVSNREDFSFIVNQIDREINGLFSYPPYKTEAKPAIP, encoded by the coding sequence ATGCACATCGCGATAGCTGGAAACATCGGAAGTGGTAAGACCACCCTGACCAAAAAACTTGGCCATCATTACGGCTGGAAGGTCGAGTTAGAAGATGTAGAGGCCAATCCTTATTTGGAGGATTTTTATGCGGACATGAAAAAGTGGTCCTTTCATCTTCAAGTTTTCTTTTTAAACAGTCGTTTTAACCAAATCAAGGAAATTGCCCGCTCACCCGTATCGACAGTACAGGACCGAACCATTTACGAGGATGCCTATATCTTTGCCGCCAACTTGCACCAGTCAGGCTGTTTCGATGAGCGGGACTACCAAAACTACCTAAAGCTTTTCCATTCCATGATGGAATATGCCGCTGCACCGGACTTATTGATCTACCTGCGGGCAGACATTCCCAAACTGGTCGGCCAGATCGAAAAAAGAGGCCGGGATTACGAAACCACCATCAGCATCCATTACCTCAAAAGTCTCAACCAGCATTATGAAGACTGGATCAGCGGCTATGACAAAGGAAAACTGCTAATAATTGATGTCAATGACCTGGATTTTGTGTCCAACAGGGAAGATTTCAGCTTTATCGTCAATCAAATCGATCGGGAGATCAATGGGCTTTTTTCATACCCCCCCTATAAAACGGAAGCCAAACCTGCCATCCCCTAA
- a CDS encoding DUF7255 family protein: protein MHQLKVQNLIKVLLENKIELEEDFRLEINKKLLDDKALDLQTELYACLGGIGSPILLDRLRFDFRIDRMLFIYDDAVHFNRYRLATLKTSVYEVFTFSWLDSYKRLCRTFERECHKAGLHDRIWNGPPIASKCFGSSMEPGDLTGNGAAGWKLNAYNDAQYDLLTRLHGYKIIRIPMYENIMTGGSLKKIDQLLLNPKEENYNAILNWLQRKTV from the coding sequence GTGCACCAATTAAAAGTCCAAAACCTGATCAAGGTCCTATTGGAGAATAAAATTGAGCTGGAAGAGGATTTCCGGTTGGAAATCAATAAAAAATTGCTTGATGATAAAGCACTCGATTTGCAGACGGAGCTTTATGCATGTCTGGGCGGGATAGGGTCTCCAATTTTGTTGGATAGGCTGCGGTTTGATTTTAGGATTGATCGAATGTTGTTTATATACGATGATGCCGTTCATTTTAACCGGTATCGTTTGGCGACCTTGAAGACTTCCGTTTATGAGGTGTTTACTTTTTCGTGGTTGGACAGTTATAAGCGGCTGTGCAGGACATTTGAGCGGGAATGCCATAAGGCCGGACTGCATGACAGGATTTGGAATGGGCCACCGATTGCTTCTAAGTGCTTTGGCAGCTCCATGGAACCGGGGGATCTTACCGGAAATGGCGCGGCAGGATGGAAGCTAAATGCCTATAATGATGCCCAGTATGATTTACTCACGAGGCTTCACGGCTATAAGATTATCCGAATTCCCATGTACGAAAACATCATGACCGGGGGGAGCCTAAAGAAAATCGACCAACTCCTCTTGAATCCAAAAGAGGAAAATTACAACGCCATCTTGAATTGGCTTCAGCGGAAAACCGTTTAG
- a CDS encoding Hpt domain-containing protein, with protein sequence MYELINKDVIFQFLGDDPELIRPMLEMVMNNNLTELDELDSLFDEGNYEEVRIKVHKAKSAMGYVGASSTKKMLQEIEKDVPNIYPQNITALKADIEIIKREISDFLGTLS encoded by the coding sequence ATGTACGAACTTATCAATAAGGATGTTATTTTTCAGTTTTTGGGGGATGATCCAGAACTCATACGCCCTATGCTGGAAATGGTGATGAACAATAACCTCACTGAACTCGACGAACTGGACAGCCTGTTCGACGAAGGTAACTATGAAGAAGTCCGAATCAAGGTTCACAAGGCAAAATCAGCCATGGGGTATGTCGGGGCTTCATCCACCAAGAAAATGCTTCAGGAAATCGAAAAAGACGTCCCCAATATCTATCCTCAAAACATCACGGCCCTCAAAGCAGACATTGAAATCATCAAACGGGAAATCTCCGACTTTCTGGGCACCCTGTCATGA
- a CDS encoding S9 family peptidase — MKKVYFLFLIVFGSILTSSAQQSTLTVEKIMQDPKWMGTFPSNINWGADGKTIYFHYNPEKDPADSLYKITLSDTENIIKVPVEEEEHLLPSSGDFNKAKDLKVYTRNGILFLYDFENGQEQQLLELGERISQPVFLADEDFIAFQATNNVFTYHRSSGKIKKLTNIISGEKPAEKASQLSEKEDWLKSENLELLQVIQEREDKKEKRKAYREATKTPEKFAFYTDKKRLANLSISPNAEYVTFNLITPSKERKNTFVPDYADASGYTTDLDARPKVGDEASKVEMAIYNLEKDTVYFVQTDQLPGIKDLPDYVSDYPEREWEKKNRSVSTSGAYFSRDGQAIVNIRSADNKDRWIALINLEDGTLETLDRQRDEAWIAGPGIGYSFWGGTLGWLPDGKHVYFQSEETGYSHLYLYNVEKGTKTALTEGEYEVFSPMLSRDGKHWYLTTSAVHPGERHFYKMPVMGGKMEKLTSMEGNNQVSLSPDEKHMAILHSYSNRPWELYLKESNTKAKPIQLTAGQSTAFEAYEWRDPQLIHFEAADGAKVPARLYTPAPSAANGAAVIFVHGAGYLQNAHKWWSSYFREYMFHNLLTDLGYTVLDIDYRGSAGYGRDWRTGIYRHMGGKDLSDQVDGAHYLTQQMGIDPERIGIYGGSYGGFITLMALFNEAETFSSGAALRSVTDWAHYNHGYTSNILNEPVNDPIAYRRSSPIYFAEGLEGNLLIAHGMVDVNVHFQDVVRLSQRLIELGKDNWEMAVYPVEDHGFVEPSSWTDEYKRILKLFNDTLLK; from the coding sequence ATGAAAAAAGTTTATTTCCTGTTTTTAATCGTTTTCGGCAGCATTTTGACCTCAAGTGCCCAGCAGAGCACGCTCACTGTGGAAAAAATCATGCAAGACCCCAAGTGGATGGGCACATTCCCCTCCAATATAAACTGGGGTGCAGATGGTAAAACCATTTATTTTCACTACAATCCAGAAAAAGATCCTGCCGATTCACTCTATAAAATCACACTTTCCGATACGGAAAACATCATCAAGGTGCCCGTAGAGGAAGAAGAACACCTGCTCCCCTCCTCAGGAGATTTCAACAAGGCCAAAGACCTCAAAGTTTATACGCGAAACGGTATTTTATTTCTGTACGACTTTGAGAATGGTCAAGAACAACAGCTCCTCGAACTGGGAGAGCGTATTTCCCAACCAGTATTCTTGGCCGATGAAGATTTCATCGCATTTCAGGCCACAAACAACGTGTTTACCTATCATCGCTCTTCTGGAAAAATCAAAAAGCTCACCAACATCATCAGTGGTGAAAAACCAGCGGAGAAAGCCTCTCAATTATCCGAGAAGGAGGATTGGCTAAAATCCGAAAACCTTGAACTGCTCCAAGTGATTCAAGAACGGGAAGACAAAAAAGAAAAGCGAAAAGCTTATCGCGAGGCCACCAAAACACCGGAAAAATTCGCCTTTTATACAGACAAAAAGCGCTTGGCAAACCTGAGTATTTCGCCGAATGCGGAATACGTCACTTTCAATTTGATAACCCCTTCCAAGGAACGAAAAAACACGTTTGTTCCTGATTATGCTGACGCCTCCGGGTACACCACTGACCTGGATGCCCGACCAAAAGTAGGAGACGAAGCGTCCAAGGTCGAAATGGCTATTTATAATTTGGAAAAGGACACGGTCTATTTTGTCCAGACGGATCAATTGCCGGGCATCAAAGACCTCCCCGACTATGTAAGCGACTATCCTGAGCGGGAGTGGGAAAAGAAAAACCGGTCCGTTTCCACTTCTGGAGCCTATTTTTCCCGAGACGGTCAGGCCATCGTCAATATTCGCTCCGCGGACAATAAGGACAGGTGGATTGCCTTGATCAACTTGGAAGATGGCACATTGGAAACACTTGACAGGCAGCGTGACGAAGCTTGGATTGCCGGGCCGGGCATTGGCTACAGTTTTTGGGGAGGGACATTGGGCTGGCTTCCTGATGGCAAGCATGTATACTTCCAGTCGGAAGAGACAGGCTATTCCCACCTTTACCTCTACAATGTCGAAAAGGGCACCAAAACCGCTCTTACAGAGGGTGAATATGAGGTTTTTTCACCAATGCTCTCCCGAGACGGCAAACATTGGTACCTGACCACCTCTGCCGTACACCCTGGTGAACGACACTTTTACAAAATGCCCGTCATGGGCGGAAAGATGGAAAAACTCACCTCCATGGAAGGGAACAATCAAGTAAGCCTTTCCCCGGATGAAAAGCACATGGCCATCTTACACAGTTACAGCAACCGGCCTTGGGAGCTCTACCTAAAAGAAAGCAATACCAAGGCAAAGCCCATCCAGCTTACCGCTGGTCAAAGCACTGCCTTTGAAGCCTATGAATGGAGAGATCCACAGCTGATCCACTTTGAAGCAGCGGATGGCGCAAAAGTGCCCGCTAGGCTGTATACCCCTGCCCCATCGGCAGCCAATGGGGCTGCCGTGATCTTTGTGCATGGAGCGGGATATTTGCAAAATGCCCATAAATGGTGGTCGAGCTATTTTCGGGAATACATGTTTCACAACCTACTGACTGATCTGGGGTATACCGTATTGGATATTGATTACCGGGGAAGCGCAGGTTATGGCCGGGACTGGAGAACGGGGATCTATAGGCATATGGGGGGAAAGGACCTTTCTGACCAAGTGGATGGCGCCCATTACCTGACCCAGCAGATGGGCATAGATCCGGAAAGAATTGGCATCTATGGCGGCAGTTATGGTGGGTTCATTACACTGATGGCCTTGTTCAATGAAGCGGAAACCTTTTCCTCAGGGGCTGCCTTACGCTCTGTAACGGACTGGGCGCATTACAATCACGGCTATACTTCTAACATCCTCAATGAGCCGGTCAATGATCCGATCGCCTATCGTAGAAGTTCTCCAATCTATTTCGCCGAAGGCCTGGAGGGAAACCTCCTCATTGCCCACGGTATGGTGGACGTCAATGTACACTTTCAAGATGTGGTCAGGCTCTCCCAGCGGTTGATCGAATTGGGCAAGGATAATTGGGAAATGGCCGTATATCCCGTGGAAGACCACGGATTTGTGGAACCCAGCAGCTGGACAGACGAGTACAAACGTATATTGAAGCTCTTTAACGATACACTACTGAAATAG